Proteins encoded in a region of the Eschrichtius robustus isolate mEscRob2 chromosome 16, mEscRob2.pri, whole genome shotgun sequence genome:
- the LOC137749836 gene encoding LOW QUALITY PROTEIN: putative testis-specific Y-encoded-like protein 3 (The sequence of the model RefSeq protein was modified relative to this genomic sequence to represent the inferred CDS: deleted 2 bases in 2 codons) yields the protein MADEGAGGLETAARPVTASGAQEAGGRGYSDPAARPGTAPPAREGREAASAAAGLSPENGLFGDGAPETCGAEGWEARAGAGGKAEEVTTREGAIFMEEAERKVGKQHVGKEMEVDEKLVRGEKLEVGAEAQQGPGPLNFGGPVVDPLEAIQWELEAVSAQADRAYLRLERRFGRMHRLHLARRSFILQNIPGFWVTAFLNHPQLSGMISPRGEDMLCYLMNLEVREHRHARTGCKFKFSFWSSPYFRNKVIVKKYECRSSGRVVSIASRIRWHWGQEPPTLVRRNRDTVRSFFSWFSQHSLAEADRVAQIIKEDLWPNPLQYYLLWDRPHRARQGLARWPTEAPPRPYGFQPG from the exons ATGGCGGACGAGGGTGCGGGGGGCCTGGAAACCGCCGCGCGCCCGGTCACCGCGTCTGGGGCCCAAGAGGCTGGGGGTCGCGGGTATTCCGACCCCGCAGCCCGCCCAGGGACCGCCCCGCCTGCCCGGGAGGGCCGGGAAGCGGCCTCCGCGGCCGCTGGCCTGAGCCCAGAAAACGGTCTTTTCGGGGACGGGGCCCCAGAAACCTGTGGCGCAGAAGGGTGGGAGGCTCGGGCTGGAGCCGGCGGGAAGGCAGAGGAAGTGACGACTAGGGAGGGCGCCATCTTCATGGAGGAGGCGGAGCGGAAGGTGGGGAAGCAGCATGTGGGAAAGGAGATGGAGGTGGACGAGAAGCTGGTGCGG GGGGAGAAGCTGGAGGTGGGAGCGGAGGCGCAGCAAGGCCCGGGGCCCCTGAACTTTGGTGGCCCAGTTGTGGACCCGCTGGAAGCCATCCAGTGGGAGCTGGAGGCCGTGAGTGCCCAGGCGGACAGGGCCTACCTGCGGCTGGAGCGCAGGTTTGGGCGCATGCACCGGTTGCACCTAGCCCGAAGGAGCTTCATCCTCCAGAATATTCCTGGCTTCTGGGTCACCGCCTTCCTGAACCACCCGCAGCTGTCAGGCATGATCAGCCCCCGAGGCGAAGACATGCTCTGCTACCTGATGAATTTGGAGGTGAGGGAGCACAGGCACGCCAGGACGGGCTGCAAGTTCAAGTTCAGTTTTTGGAGCAGCCCCTACTTCCGGAACAAGGTGATAGTGAAGAAGTATGAGTGCAGATCCTCAGGCCGGGTGGTGTCAATCGCAAGTCGCATTCGCTGGCACTGGGGCCAGGAACCTCCAACTCTGGTACGCAGGAACCGGGACACCGTCCGCAGCTTCTTCAGCTGGTTCTCA CAGCACAGCCTCGCGGAGGCCGACAGGGTTGCCCAGATTATTAAAGAGGACCTGTGGCCCAACCCCCTGCAGTACTACCTGCTCTGGGATAGGCCCCACAGAGCCAGGCAAGGCCTAGCAAGGTGGCCCACAGAGGCCCCTCCTAGGCCCTATGGGTTCCAGCCTGGCTAA